Part of the Deinococcus sp. LM3 genome is shown below.
GGCGGCCATTAGCCTTCACCTTGACCGGAACCTGCGCCTGGAGCCACACGCCGACCCGGAGGCAGCTGATCCAGGCCAGGACGACCAGCCCGAACAGACGTTCCAGCCGGTCCGGGTGGGTGATGCCGGTCCGCTCCACATCGAACCCGCGGACCTTGAGGCTCGCGAACGTGCACTCCACCGACCAGCGAGCCCGGTACAGCATGCAGGTGTCCCACACGCTGAAATCCGTGGCAATGGCCACCAGGTCCCCCGCGGGGGACCTGGTGGCCACGACCTGCATCACCTCACCGTAGACGTTGGCCCGCTCGGCGAGGCACCGCACCTCCCCGACCTGCAGATCTCCAAACCACGTGTCCACGCGCAGCTCGTCCACGACAGCGTTCTTCCGGATGCGGATGGCCCGTTTGATGCCCTTGCGTCTCAGGAACCGGAACCACTCCCCGCCGATGAATTCCCGGTCAGCGACCAGGCCCTTCCAGCGGCCCGCTGGAAGGGCCTTCAGGAGTCGTGAGACCAATTGGATGCGCCGGACCGTGCCGCTGTTGCCGTCGTGATCGAGAGCGGTCCAGACGAGCGGCACCGTGTACCCGTGCAACACGACGCCGAGGACCAGGAGGTTCAGGGGCGACTCGCCACGCTCCCAGGTCGTCCGGTCCATGCTGAGCAGCAGTTTCCCAGGGGGCAGCAGGGCCAGCAGGAAGGCCAGGAACACCGGTCCAGTCAGCTGGGGATCCCGGCACCCTCGTTCCACCCGGCGTTTCTTCGCGTCGAGGGAGCTTGCCCCAGGCAGGTGGGCGCACAGGTCACTCTGGTTCACGCTCCTCGCGGTCACCATCGCGAAGATCACGTCCACGACACGCTGCAGCGTGTCGTGGCGCAGGAAGGGCACGCAGGCTTTGAAATGGCGGGTGAGTTCAGTACGCTGGAGATCGGCGGGTTCTGGGATGGTCACACACCCAAAACACCGCCGTTTGTTGTGCCGATTCGCGACCGATCATACGTTCAGGAATTTTGCGTCCAGCACAGCCTCAACCTGAAGATGTCCGGTACAGAGGACGAGCCGATTTAACCAAGTGCACAGGGCCTGCCCGACATGTTCTCGGCTAACCTCTTAACCAACACTGGAAATTTTTATGGATATGGTCGTATTTGAATGGCGGGAGCCGCGTGACATTCTGTGCTGCACGTCAGCCGTCTCGTGCTGCAGCGCGAGACGAACAACGGAGATTTGCAGAACGCGCCGACCGTGGATATCGTGGCGGCCAGGCGCTTGTGGCAGTGCGCATGAAGACCAAGTCCCCCGTAACGGGGCCCGGTACTCGCAGACTCACTCCAGCCCAGCCAGGAGACAACCTGTGGGCAGTGAACAGAACAACGTTCAATTTGTGCGCTGGCTGGTGCTGGTCATCCTCGGGCTGATCACCCTGGCGTTGGCGCCGACCACGGTGGTCTACCGCTTGAGCTGGCGTGAGGAAATCCGAAGGGCGCCACACGATGTGCTGGCGTTGGGGTATAGGGGCATGGTAATTCCTCTGGGCTACGGCGCGCTGTCCCTCCTGGCCTTGGGCGCCACGATGAGCTTTTACACACTGACGTGCCCAAAGCGCTGGCAGGGCAAGTCGGTGCCGAGGTCGCTGGGGACTGACCCTCCGGCGTAAAGTCTTTCAGGCGGTCCGCCTGTGGTGCCCGTCAGGCCGTGTGTCAGAAGCCAGTTGGGTAAGTTAGGTCGCCGACGCGAACTGCTGTGGTCCTTGACGTGCAAGGCAGTCTTCAGCGCCCCGTCAGGGCTTCATACGCGGCATTGATCTGCTTCATCCGCTGTTCGGCCAGCAGCCGGAACTCTGGCCCCAGGCTGGCGACCCGTCGGGGTGATACTGCTTGGCCAGTCGGCGGTAGGCCGCTTTGATGTCCTCCAATGTCGCGGTTGGGGACACCTCCAGCACCTCGTGTGGGGTGGACGCAGCGGCCTGAGGTGTGGTGCGCTCCTGCAGGGCGCCCACCAGCGCCCTGGCGTCCCCCCGCGCGGCCCAGAGGTCACCCACGGGTGTGAAGGCGGTGTCTTTCGTGCGGGGTTGCCACACCACGCCCTGGGCCTGAAGTTGCCGGGCAGCCAGGGTGACCTGCTCGTAAATCTCCGCCCAGCTCTTGGCCCGGTCCCCCTTCGGGGCACTGAGGTCCATCTCGTCGGTGCGGGCCTTCACGTCCAGGGCAAACCGTTCACCATTGCCGGTGATGAGCAGGGCGTCCGCGTCGCCGCCACGCGCCAGGATGATGCTGGTTTCCAGGGTCCAGCCGGTTGGGAGTGCCGCCTGCAGGTCCCGGAGCGCCTGCGCTTCGACCGCGGCCGTGGGCGGCGGGGTCCGCCTGTGGGGCCGCGCTGCCCGTCAGGTTCTGACGCATGGCGTCCCAGGCCTGGAGCTGCTGGGCCAGGGTGACCTGATCGGCGATCAGGGTGGTGACCCCGCGGCTGAGGCTGGTCTCGTACTCGCCTTCGGCGCGCCGGGGTTTGTGGCGGCGGCCACGGCGCGGAGGAGGACGCCCTGGGAGGCAGCAGCGGGAGTGGCCAGGGTCATGGGGGATGGCTGCACTGTACTGGCTGAGCGCCGCGCGGTTCTACAGATGTGTGTGGTCTGCCCCCCGAAAACTGGACGGGATGAAGTAGAGAGTCAGGCTCGCCCCCGCCAGCCGTAGGCTGGGAAGCGAGGCCCCTATGAAAAACCGGCAGTTCAGCGAAGATCAGATCATCAAGCTGCTCCAGGACGCCAAAAAGGGTGAGAAGCCAGTCGAGGACCTGTGCCGTGACTTCGGCTGCAGTCCGGCGTCCTTTTACGCCTGGAAGAAGAAGTACGGCGACACCACTGTTGGCGAAGCCAAGCGGCTTCGCCAACTCGAGAAAGAGAACGCCCGCCTGCTGAAAATAGTCGGGCAGCAACGCCTGGAAATCGATGCGATGAAGGACGTGATCCAGAAAAAGCGGTGACGCCCGCCGAGAGACGGGCGGCAGCGAGGCAACTCGTTGCCGCCCAGTCAAGCCCGAACGGGCTTGCCTCCTGGTGGGCATTCCCAGATCCACCTGGTACTACCGTCCGAAGCCGCGTCACGATGGGGATCTCCGGCAGCGCATTCGCGAACTGGCCCTTGTGCATCCTCGACGCGGGTACCGGTTCATTCACGCGCTGCTCGTCCAGGAGGGACATCGCATCAACCGGAAGAAGGTCCGGCGCATCTGGCGCGAGGAGCACCTGACGGTCACGACCAGGCGCCGGAAGAAGATCCGCACTGGGGCGAGTGTTCCCATGCAGGCTGAGTTCCCGATCACGTGTGGACGTATGACTTCCTGTTCGACCAGACGTTCGGGGGGACAACGCTGAAGATCCTGACGCTGACCGACGAGTTCACCCGTGAATCCCTGGCGCTGCGGTGGCGGCGTCCTTCACATCCCTGGATGTGAAGGACGTGCTTCAGGACGTCATCGCGGCGCGTGGTGCACCCAGATTCATCCGGAGTGACAACGGGCCAGAGTTTATGGCTCGTGACCTGGGCATCTGGTTGGCTGTGAATGCGGTCGGCACCCGGTTCATTGAGCCGGGGAAGCCCTGGCAAAACGGCTACGCCGAGAGTTTTCACTCTCGGCTGCGGAGGAATGCCTGAATCTGGAGGTGCTGTACTCGCGCGGCACGCCCAGGTGGTGCTGGATGGCTACCAGGCGTTTTACAACGAGAGGCGGCCACATTCGTCGCTGGGCTACCGAACCCCTCACGAGCATGCCGAACAGTCCAGGGGGCGGCCGAACGCCCCCCTGTGCGGACAGAACACCGCACAGGCGAACGTCCGACCTTCCCCTGGTCAGGCAGGAACCGCTGATGATGTACCCTGCTCTTGAGCCGAGTCTCTACTCGAAACTGTCCAAAATTTGGGGCCAGCCCATGTGCAGAAACGGAGGCGCCCCGAGCTCCACCTGGAGAGGAGCACAGGCTCAAGGCAGAAGACACCAGGCTGAGTCAGACAGGGCACGTGTCCATGCTGCTGACCTGCGGATGACAATTGAGGGGCCTGCTTCACCACCGCGTATCCGGCCAGCCAGGAGTGTGTGCGGCGGCAGCCACACGAACGCCTTGCACGATCTGTGCGCCGACTCCGCCCATGCCCACCGCCATAGGCTGCTTCTGCGCACAGGGCCTCATGCCTATGGCCACTGGGGCCTGGCCCCCAGCACCCGATGTGCTGCTCACATGTGCATGACAAAGCACGAGGGCTGCTCTATGGTTGTGCGCGCCCCGGTTCAGGGTCGCTCATCCAACATCACGATCTCATTTCGTCGTGTCGACTCGACACGGCTTGGGCCCCGTATGCCGCCGCGTGCTTGTCGTCTGCCGACAGCACAACGTTAACTATGGAAAGGAGTTAAATGCTGACATCGAGTTTGCCCACACAGGAGCTTGTTGAGAAGGAAATGTGGCAGTTTTTTGCCCGTGGCAAGGCCGGGTGTATTTTCGCCGCTGTTGCGGCCCGTCGGCCAGACTTTTTTCGCTGGCGGCAAACCATTGTGTGGAAACCGAGTATTTTGGAAATTGATCGGAGTATTGCAGAGGCACTGAGCGCAAAAAAATGTCTCGACGTTAACCCTGGTGTTTCCAACAGTGACTTCAGTGAGAGACTTACGTGTGCTGATTGGCATGATACGAGCGAGTGAATTCCTCTTCGTCGAAGACGAGGTGAGTCACGACAACCTCCTCTGCCTTGGCATTCGGGCCCGCATCGGCCCGTTGACCTCATGGGTCACTGGATTTGCGACGCATGCCGACATGCCGGTCACCGACGCGCGCCCTATACCGCCTTGACCCTGCGGATTAAACCCCGCCCGAAGTACAGCGCGGTCATGAAAAAAGCGCCAGAGAATGTTATACATCTCGCCGATATGAACATGCGGGGCCTGAGTCGGGAGCAGTTTCAACAGTACTGGGATCTTTCGCATACACATACAGCGCGACTCCTTGGTCACAAACCAAATATCTTCAGTGCAGCAAAAACGACTTTTGTTCTGCCGCGTCGCCACGAATGAAAATTCACGCTCTCTACCACCGGGCGGCACATGGGCACCCTGGGCGGCGCACAGAACAGCTCATCCTGACCTTGGCGGGCATCCAGGGCCATTTTCCGACGTCCCCTGTGCGGCAGGTGCTGGCCACAGACCTCCATACCCTCCATCAACTGGGATTGGAGCCTGGGGTTTTGAAAGAAGATCTGGTCCTCCAGGATATTGATCTTCACGCCCTCGCCTCTGGCAGTGAACTGGTCTTCGGCGCGGTGCGCTTGCGCCTGACGGTTCACTGCGAACCCTGCAAACAGGTGGGGACCTCCGTCTCCACGCGCACGTTGATGCACCGGCGTGGCTACCTCATGCAGATCATGGCACCGGGTCCGCTGACCCTGGGAAGCCCGGGTCACGTCCGGTCAGATGTGTATGAGGAGATCCCATACCGGGCGGTGGACCGGGTCGCGTGGTACTTGCGACGACTGGACGGTCCGATTGCCAGTACACAGCTCATGGAAGCGCTTGGATTGCCAATGGGCATGTGCCGTGCGCTGCCCCGAATGCTCCGGCACATTGACCCGACCGATGCCGGCAAAGTGACGTTTAAAAGCGCTGAGCGCCGTGCCCGTGCAGAGCGCCTGGCGACGCAGGCGAGAGGCCAGATATGACGCCAAACGGTGGAAAATTTATTGTTGTCTTGGGTGGCGATGGGGCCGGGAAAAGTACGTTGTTACGTACTCTGAAATCAAGCGGTTACTGCACGGTGGACTGGCGCGCCATGCAGGCAGACCCCGCCCTCGCCCAGGTGTATGGCTGGGCCCTGCACAGTGACTCGTCAGAAATCCGCCGACAACTTCAACCAGTCACACGAGCGTTGGACTTCATCAAATTCTATGTGGCGCTCTATGAACATGTTATCCGGCCTAAACTTGATGCTGGACAGGATGTCATCGTTGACTCGTACTACTTTAAATCATTCGCCAAAGAGATCCTCTTCAATGAGCGTGTTGATATCATGGGCAGTCTCCGCCATCTCTTGCCATTGCCCGACGCCATTGTGTATTTGCACGTCAGCCCAGAAATTTCCCTGCTCCGGCGAGGACAGCGGTTCTCCGGCCACGAGTCGTTTGATGGGGCCTGCACGCAGAGTTTCATTCACTTTCAGGATCGTCTCAAGTACGAAATCAACAATCTGATCCGCGACATTGATCGCTGCGATGTGGCCGTAGATGACAAAGATGCAGATGCGGTGGCTGCTGCAGTCTTCAAGCACTTTGCGCTTATAGGAATTCGTCCGATGAACGGACTGATGGAGGCACATGACGCCGCATCCTTCGCCTAAAGAGATTGTCATTTATGACCTGATCGGGATCGGCCTTGGTCCCGCCCAGCTCTCCTTCCTGATCGCGTGCGCTGAGCAGTCTGAATTGGCTGGTTGGAAGATGCTGCATTTGGAGCGGGGCGCTTCCTTTTCGTGGCATGCGGGCATGAGAACGGCCTACAGCATGATTCAGATGTCTTACCTGAAGGATCTGGTGACACTGCGTAATCCCCAAAGTGCGTTTACGTATATTAGCTTTTTACATGACCAGGGCCGTCTTCAGCAGGCAGCCAATCTGAACGATTACACGCCATCGAGATTCG
Proteins encoded:
- a CDS encoding transposase; this translates as MVTARSVNQSDLCAHLPGASSLDAKKRRVERGCRDPQLTGPVFLAFLLALLPPGKLLLSMDRTTWERGESPLNLLVLGVVLHGYTVPLVWTALDHDGNSGTVRRIQLVSRLLKALPAGRWKGLVADREFIGGEWFRFLRRKGIKRAIRIRKNAVVDELRVDTWFGDLQVGEVRCLAERANVYGEVMQVVATRSPAGDLVAIATDFSVWDTCMLYRARWSVECTFASLKVRGFDVERTGITHPDRLERLFGLVVLAWISCLRVGVWLQAQVPVKVKANGR
- a CDS encoding J domain-containing protein, whose translation is MKARTDEMDLSAPKGDRAKSWAEIYEQVTLAARQLQAQGVVWQPRTKDTAFTPVGDLWAARGDARALVGALQERTTPQAAASTPHEVLEVSPTATLEDIKAAYRRLAKQYHPDGSPAWGQSSGCWPNSG
- a CDS encoding transposase — its product is MKNRQFSEDQIIKLLQDAKKGEKPVEDLCRDFGCSPASFYAWKKKYGDTTVGEAKRLRQLEKENARLLKIVGQQRLEIDAMKDVIQKKR
- a CDS encoding MOSC domain-containing protein; its protein translation is MAGIQGHFPTSPVRQVLATDLHTLHQLGLEPGVLKEDLVLQDIDLHALASGSELVFGAVRLRLTVHCEPCKQVGTSVSTRTLMHRRGYLMQIMAPGPLTLGSPGHVRSDVYEEIPYRAVDRVAWYLRRLDGPIASTQLMEALGLPMGMCRALPRMLRHIDPTDAGKVTFKSAERRARAERLATQARGQI